In Deltaproteobacteria bacterium GWC2_55_46, a single window of DNA contains:
- a CDS encoding single-stranded-DNA-specific exonuclease RecJ yields MLKKRWKVSPADMGLREGLSRQLNILPVTAQLLVNRGLVEVDKAFSFLKPDLSSLHDPMLMKGMEAAVARVVKAMAGGEKIAVYGDYDVDGTTSAALLYLFFKESGVDVQTYIPARLTEGYGLNAEALKKIAASGCTLVITVDCGSSNVAEVAFANSLGMDVIITDHHEMKEAPPAHAVLNPKQEGCAFPFKGLAGVGVAFNLVVALRTRLREAGWFKEGVPNLKRYLDLVAVGTVADLVPLMDENRVFVHYGLKELERAERPGLKALIEVAGIKGRLDSTGIAFQIAPRINAAGRVASAGTALRLLTTSDPQEAASLAAELDRENTSRQRIEAETLSEALSMLEGHTGNGIVLFSEGWHPGVVGIVASRLVDRFSKPAVLIAMDNGVGKGSARGIRSFDILKGLESCSAFLERFGGHKAAAGLTVTSEKVEAFRDEFVRYADRTLRDEDLVPEVTLDAVVSLDEVDRRLISEIESLAPFGQSNREPVLCLSDAHIVATEVVGSRHLRFTVKHNGRSGRGIGFGLAGLHPVQGKGYGIAFSPYIDEWQGASSLRLRIKDVMHGFVKTLT; encoded by the coding sequence ATGCTCAAAAAACGCTGGAAAGTAAGCCCGGCCGATATGGGGTTGCGGGAGGGCTTAAGCAGGCAGCTCAACATATTGCCGGTTACGGCTCAGCTTCTGGTAAACAGGGGCCTTGTCGAGGTCGACAAGGCCTTTTCCTTTCTTAAGCCGGACTTATCCTCTCTGCACGACCCCATGCTCATGAAGGGCATGGAGGCGGCTGTCGCGCGCGTTGTCAAGGCCATGGCCGGGGGGGAGAAGATAGCCGTCTACGGCGACTATGATGTTGACGGGACTACGTCAGCGGCCCTTCTGTACCTGTTTTTCAAGGAATCCGGCGTCGATGTGCAGACGTATATACCGGCGAGGCTCACCGAGGGGTACGGCCTCAACGCCGAGGCCTTGAAAAAGATCGCGGCCTCCGGCTGTACGCTCGTCATAACGGTAGACTGCGGCTCGTCAAATGTCGCGGAGGTGGCGTTCGCCAATTCGTTAGGCATGGACGTTATCATAACCGACCACCATGAGATGAAGGAGGCGCCCCCGGCCCACGCGGTGCTGAACCCGAAGCAGGAGGGCTGCGCGTTCCCCTTCAAGGGGCTCGCGGGTGTGGGTGTTGCCTTTAACCTTGTCGTGGCGCTACGGACCCGCTTGAGAGAGGCGGGCTGGTTCAAGGAGGGTGTTCCGAACCTCAAAAGGTACCTTGACCTGGTGGCGGTTGGCACCGTGGCAGACCTCGTGCCCCTGATGGACGAGAACCGCGTATTCGTGCACTACGGCTTAAAGGAGCTTGAGAGGGCGGAAAGACCCGGGCTAAAGGCCCTTATTGAGGTCGCCGGGATAAAGGGCAGGCTCGATTCCACCGGCATAGCCTTTCAGATCGCGCCGCGCATAAACGCGGCGGGAAGGGTCGCGAGCGCCGGTACGGCCCTAAGGCTCCTTACGACCAGCGACCCGCAAGAGGCGGCCTCACTCGCGGCCGAGCTCGACCGTGAGAACACCTCGCGCCAGAGGATAGAGGCCGAAACGCTAAGTGAGGCCCTTTCAATGCTTGAGGGGCACACAGGCAACGGCATAGTCCTTTTTTCGGAGGGCTGGCACCCCGGTGTCGTGGGCATAGTCGCCTCCCGCCTCGTGGACAGGTTCTCGAAGCCCGCTGTGCTCATCGCGATGGATAACGGGGTTGGAAAGGGCTCGGCCCGCGGCATAAGGTCTTTCGACATCTTGAAGGGGCTTGAGTCATGTTCGGCCTTTCTTGAGAGGTTCGGGGGGCACAAGGCCGCCGCCGGCCTTACGGTTACAAGCGAAAAGGTGGAGGCGTTCAGGGACGAGTTCGTCAGATACGCGGACAGGACCCTCAGAGACGAGGACCTCGTGCCAGAGGTCACCCTCGACGCCGTAGTCTCCCTCGACGAGGTCGACCGGAGGCTCATATCCGAGATAGAAAGCCTCGCCCCGTTCGGCCAATCGAACCGCGAGCCGGTCCTTTGCCTCTCTGACGCGCACATAGTCGCCACCGAGGTCGTCGGCTCAAGGCACTTGAGGTTCACGGTCAAGCATAACGGGCGCTCCGGGCGGGGTATTGGCTTCGGGCTTGCGGGGCTCCATCCGGTGCAGGGCAAGGGCTACGGCATAGCCTTTTCCCCCTATATCGACGAGTGGCAGGGCGCGTCAAGCCTGAGGCTCAGGATAAAGGACGTCATGCACGGGTTTGTAAAAACCTTGACATGA
- a CDS encoding arginine decarboxylase, pyruvoyl-dependent, producing the protein MFVPKRVFFTKGVGIHKEELTSFELALRDAGIEKFNLVQVSSIFPPAAKIVPKTVGLKKLSPGQIVFCVMSRLASNEPRRLLAASVGCAIPTDRKLYGYLSEHHSYGQSDNIAGDYAEDLAAAMLASTLGIELDENLGWDEKKEIYRISDKIVKTTNITQSAIVKSDGKFTTVVAAAVLVP; encoded by the coding sequence ATGTTCGTACCAAAAAGGGTCTTTTTTACAAAGGGCGTAGGCATACACAAGGAAGAGCTCACCTCTTTCGAGCTCGCGTTGAGGGATGCGGGCATAGAGAAGTTCAACCTTGTGCAGGTCTCCAGCATATTCCCGCCCGCCGCCAAGATCGTGCCCAAGACGGTCGGGCTTAAAAAGCTCTCCCCCGGACAGATAGTATTCTGCGTCATGAGCAGGCTTGCGAGCAACGAGCCCAGGAGGCTTCTGGCCGCCTCAGTGGGATGCGCCATCCCGACCGACAGGAAACTCTACGGGTACTTGAGCGAGCACCATTCCTACGGCCAGTCCGATAACATCGCCGGAGACTACGCGGAGGACCTCGCGGCCGCCATGCTGGCCTCGACCCTCGGCATCGAGCTCGATGAGAACCTCGGCTGGGACGAGAAGAAAGAGATATACAGGATAAGCGACAAGATAGTAAAGACGACTAATATAACCCAGTCCGCCATAGTCAAAAGCGACGGCAAGTTCACCACGGTCGTAGCCGCGGCAGTCCTCGTCCCCTGA
- a CDS encoding D-alanine--D-alanine ligase, translated as MRVALTYNLKKDLVEAKSLPSDFYAECDEPETIQAVRDALAERHEEVAMVEADEDAFEKLRRLKPDIVFNMAEGLWGESREAQIPAVLEMLRIPYTGSNPLTLGLCLNKARAKEVLAYYGIPTARFVVAAAPSLEIEKFLTFPMIVKPLFEGSSKGIKNDSIVHTPSELKKKVASVLEEYSQPALVEEYLSGREFTVALMGNGEGLKVLPIVEINYSALPAGVNHIYSYEAKWVLDTPDAPLDIFTCPAQIPDRLKSAIEAVSRDAFKSLDVKDWCRIDVRLDSSGVPHVIELNPLPGILMDPKCNSCFPKAARAAGMSFSSLVNGVLDAARGRFGL; from the coding sequence ATGAGAGTCGCCCTTACCTACAATCTGAAAAAGGACCTCGTGGAGGCCAAAAGCCTCCCCTCGGACTTCTACGCGGAGTGCGACGAGCCTGAGACCATTCAGGCCGTCCGTGACGCCCTCGCGGAGCGTCATGAAGAGGTCGCCATGGTAGAAGCCGACGAGGATGCCTTCGAGAAGCTCCGGCGCCTTAAGCCCGATATCGTCTTCAACATGGCCGAAGGGCTCTGGGGAGAGAGCAGGGAGGCGCAGATACCGGCCGTCCTCGAGATGCTCCGCATCCCGTACACCGGCTCAAACCCGCTGACATTGGGGCTTTGCCTCAACAAGGCCCGCGCGAAAGAGGTCCTTGCCTATTACGGGATACCCACGGCAAGGTTCGTCGTAGCCGCCGCGCCCTCTCTTGAAATAGAGAAGTTCCTGACCTTCCCGATGATAGTGAAGCCGCTATTCGAAGGTTCGAGCAAGGGCATAAAGAACGATTCCATCGTACATACCCCCTCTGAATTAAAGAAGAAGGTCGCCTCGGTGCTCGAAGAGTACTCCCAGCCCGCCCTTGTGGAGGAGTACCTGAGCGGGCGCGAGTTTACCGTCGCGCTCATGGGTAACGGTGAGGGGCTCAAGGTCCTCCCGATAGTCGAGATAAACTACTCTGCCCTCCCGGCGGGCGTAAACCATATATATTCGTACGAGGCCAAATGGGTGCTCGACACACCGGATGCCCCGCTCGACATATTCACGTGCCCGGCGCAGATACCTGACAGGCTCAAGAGCGCCATCGAGGCGGTTTCAAGGGACGCCTTCAAGTCGCTTGACGTCAAGGACTGGTGCAGGATAGACGTAAGGCTCGATTCATCTGGCGTGCCGCACGTCATAGAGCTCAATCCCCTGCCCGGCATCCTCATGGACCCGAAGTGCAATTCATGCTTTCCCAAGGCCGCGAGGGCAGCCGGGATGTCGTTCAGCTCCCTCGTAAACGGCGTGCTTGATGCCGCGCGCGGAAGGTTCGGCCTGTGA
- a CDS encoding ribosomal-protein-alanine N-acetyltransferase — translation MRIERVSFPKPWTRAMFEGELKNPVSSAYTLKVRPDDDELAAYIVFWIVHGEAHILNIAVDPRWRGRGVASRLLGFVLQIMKRRMVYEVFLEVRVSNEYAKSLYKKFGFREAFIRRNYYGDEDAIVMVLDL, via the coding sequence ATGAGGATCGAGAGGGTCTCTTTCCCCAAGCCCTGGACCAGGGCAATGTTCGAAGGCGAGCTGAAAAACCCGGTCTCCTCGGCGTACACCCTGAAGGTGCGCCCCGACGATGATGAGCTGGCGGCCTACATAGTCTTCTGGATAGTCCACGGCGAGGCCCATATCCTCAATATCGCCGTTGACCCGAGGTGGAGGGGCAGGGGGGTGGCTTCCCGCTTACTTGGCTTCGTCCTCCAGATAATGAAGCGCAGGATGGTCTACGAGGTCTTCCTCGAGGTCAGGGTTTCTAACGAGTACGCGAAGAGCCTCTATAAGAAGTTCGGCTTCAGGGAGGCCTTCATAAGAAGGAACTACTATGGGGACGAGGATGCGATAGTGATGGTCCTCGATCTTTAG
- a CDS encoding dihydroorotate dehydrogenase B catalytic subunit, with amino-acid sequence MTASGTFGYGSEFAPYMDLNKLGAIVVKGLSLYPRQGNPGPRIVETPSGMLNAIGLQNVGVDDFIERKLPLLKGVDTHVIANIFGETVEDYVEVARRLDAAKGVAALEINISCPNVKKGGIVFGTDPNEAFKVVSAVRKATRLPVITKLSPNVTDIKVMVKAAEDGGSDAISLINTITGMAIDVERRRPVLATATGGLSGPAIRPIAVRMVWQAAQVAKVPIIGMGGIVTAKDALEFIIAGATAVQVGTANFIEPDASVKVVDGIEEYLVRKNMKLEELIGSLRSG; translated from the coding sequence ATGACAGCTTCCGGAACCTTCGGCTATGGGAGCGAGTTCGCGCCGTATATGGATTTGAATAAGCTCGGCGCGATCGTCGTGAAGGGCCTCTCTCTTTATCCCAGGCAGGGCAATCCCGGGCCGAGGATAGTCGAAACGCCCAGCGGCATGCTCAACGCCATAGGCCTTCAGAACGTGGGCGTTGACGACTTTATCGAGCGGAAGCTCCCGCTACTTAAGGGAGTAGACACGCACGTCATCGCCAATATCTTCGGAGAGACCGTCGAGGACTATGTCGAGGTAGCGCGGAGGCTCGACGCCGCGAAAGGTGTAGCGGCCCTTGAGATAAACATCTCATGCCCGAATGTAAAAAAAGGCGGCATCGTCTTCGGCACAGACCCGAACGAGGCGTTCAAGGTGGTCTCTGCCGTGAGGAAGGCAACCCGTCTTCCGGTCATCACAAAGCTATCGCCCAACGTAACCGACATAAAGGTGATGGTAAAGGCGGCTGAGGACGGCGGCTCTGACGCGATTTCTCTCATCAACACCATAACCGGCATGGCCATAGACGTAGAGCGGAGAAGGCCTGTCCTCGCCACGGCCACAGGCGGCCTCTCAGGCCCGGCCATAAGGCCGATAGCCGTGCGAATGGTATGGCAGGCGGCGCAGGTGGCGAAGGTGCCCATAATAGGCATGGGCGGCATCGTAACGGCCAAAGACGCGCTTGAGTTCATAATAGCCGGCGCAACCGCCGTGCAGGTGGGCACCGCGAACTTCATAGAACCGGACGCCTCTGTCAAGGTGGTTGACGGGATAGAAGAATATCTCGTCAGGAAAAATATGAAGCTGGAAGAGCTCATAGGTTCGCTCAGGAGCGGGTGA